Proteins encoded together in one Falco peregrinus isolate bFalPer1 chromosome 2, bFalPer1.pri, whole genome shotgun sequence window:
- the LRPAP1 gene encoding alpha-2-macroglobulin receptor-associated protein has translation MAAAQALAAVGAALLLAASVQASKYSREANEGLAAAGAKRREAGEFRVVRLNQVWEKAQRLHLSAVKLAELHSDLKIQEKDELSWKKLKAEGLDEDGEKEAKLRRNLNVIMTKYGMNGKKDSQLADTNYIKDGTESDTLDDPRLEKLWSKAKNSGKFSDDELDKLWREFKHHKEKIREYNILLETVSRTEDIHKNVINPSEENLVKEEILHNKHRELKDKLRSINQGFERLRKVSHQGYDTNSEFEEPRVIDLWDMAKSANFTEKELESFREELKHFEAKIEKHHHYQKQLEISHEKLKHVEGTGDKDHLNRNKEKYAMLEEKTKELGYKVKKHLQDLSSRISQGLQHNEL, from the exons ATGGCGGCGGCGCAGGCTCTGGCGGCTGTCGGTGCCGCGCTCCTCCTTGCTGCTAGCGTCCAGGCCAGCAAATATTCTCGAGAGGCCAACGAGGGGTTGGCGGCCGCCGGCGCCAAGCGGCGAGAGGCCGGGGAGTTCCGGGTGGTGAGGCTGAATCAGGTCTGGGAGAAGGCGCAGCGG CTTCATCTCTCTGCTGTGAAACTGGCAGAGTTGCACAGTGAtctaaaaatacaagaaaaggaTGAGCTAAGCTGGAAAAAATTGAAGGCTGAAGGGCTAGATGaagatggagagaaagaagCCAAACTCAGACGCAACTTAAACG TCATTATGACTAAATATGGaatgaatggaaaaaaggaCTCTCAACTAGCTGATACCAACTACATTAAAGATGGTACAGAAAGCGATACACTAGATGATCCAAGATTGGAAAAATTATGGAGCAAG GCCAAGAACTCTGGGAAGTTCTCTGACGACGAGTTGGATAAGCTTTGGCGAGAATTTAAGCATCACAAGGAAAAGATTCGTGAATACAATATTCTGCTGGAGACCGTGAGCAGAACAGAAG ATATCCACAAAAATGTTATCAACCCATCTGAAGAGAACCTGGTGAAAGAGGAAATCTTGCACAACAAACACAGAGAACTCAAAGACAAGCTAAGAAGCATCAATCAGGGGTTTGAGCGTTTGCGTAAAGTCAGTCACCAGGGATATGACACAAACAGTG AATTCGAAGAACCGAGAGTGATTGATTTGTGGGACATGGCCAAATCAGCCAATTTCACTGAGAAAGAACTTGAATCTTTTCGG GAGGAGCTGAAACACTTTGAAGCAAAAATTGAAAAACACCATCATTATCAGAAACAATTAGAGATTTCACACGAGAAGCTGAAGCATGTAGAAGGAACTGGAGACAAGGATCatctgaacagaaacaaagagaaatacgccatgctggaagaaaagacaaaagaactAGGATATAAG gTAAAGAAACACTTGCAAGACTTATCCAGTAGAATCTCTCAAGGCCTTCAACACAACGAATTGTAA
- the LOC101911729 gene encoding C-C motif chemokine 4-like, with translation MMHSFSFLETLDPSSSQGIKGRQQQQGPSIVQESPAATPAPAPLVVPSACSIMKVLAATLAALLLVAICSLAEAHPHDSGIAASTQKPDTNPTACCFSYTSRRVSRRFISSIYRTSSICSQPAVVLVTKKGKEMCADAKASWVQELMKHFESLEY, from the exons ATGATgcactcattttctttccttgaaacCTTGGACCCATCCAGCAGCCAGGGGATaaaaggaaggcagcagcagcaggggccaAGCATTGTGCAGGagagccctgcagccaccccagctccagctccactCGTGGTTCCCTCAGCCTGCAGCATCATGAAGGTCCTCGCAGCcaccctggctgctctgctccttgTGGCCATCTGCTCCTTGGCTGAGGCCCATCCTCATGACTCTGGCATTGCTGCATCTACCCAGAAGCCAG ACACCAACCccactgcctgctgcttctcctaCACGTCTCGTCGGGTCTCACGCAGGTTCATCAGCTCCATCTACAGGACCAGCAGCATATGCAGCCAGCCAGCGGTGGT tcTGGTCAccaagaaggggaaggagatgTGTGCAGACGCCAAGGCATCCTGGGTGCAGGAGCTTATGAAGCACTTCGAGTCACTGGAGTACTga